One Bacteroidota bacterium genomic window carries:
- a CDS encoding glycosyltransferase family A protein produces MISVVIPFRNRFDLVKRCLNSVLNQSYNNFEIILIDDESKEVFESGFEDSRIHLIRNEKNIGPGLSRNSGMKLAKGTYLAFLDSDDYWHPDFLRLTFEKLSKNPTSILCYTFTNNVIDNHVVSVYKNNKYAFDKIVPTIFIHEKVWANSSCLWNFSFIKGKVYFEDIRAWEDYLFDFTAALQSNHISCVPKLLCYYDMGALEKLSNSQVNIPDKLIAVTKISKLLKTSDLKSDPAILNSFINCYGRMISSRGLDNTRQEISESLNELYSWTGKIYLHPIFSILFLSRSRKLRTYFIRRKLLGIPHPNKRKTA; encoded by the coding sequence ATGATAAGTGTTGTTATTCCATTCAGAAATCGCTTTGATTTGGTAAAACGATGCTTGAATTCGGTTTTAAATCAATCATATAACAATTTTGAAATAATACTCATCGATGATGAATCGAAGGAAGTATTTGAGAGTGGCTTTGAAGATTCAAGAATACATTTAATTAGGAATGAAAAGAATATCGGCCCTGGTCTATCGCGTAACAGCGGAATGAAGTTGGCAAAAGGGACCTATCTAGCTTTCTTGGATTCCGACGATTATTGGCATCCTGATTTCCTAAGACTTACTTTTGAAAAGTTATCAAAGAACCCTACAAGTATACTGTGTTATACCTTCACTAATAATGTAATAGACAATCATGTTGTTTCAGTATACAAGAATAATAAATATGCTTTCGATAAAATTGTCCCGACTATTTTTATCCACGAAAAAGTATGGGCCAACTCCTCTTGTTTATGGAATTTTTCATTTATAAAAGGTAAAGTTTATTTTGAAGATATTAGAGCATGGGAGGATTATCTTTTTGATTTTACTGCGGCACTTCAATCAAACCATATTTCATGTGTTCCCAAACTCCTCTGTTACTATGATATGGGTGCCCTAGAAAAGCTTTCAAATTCGCAAGTAAATATACCCGACAAATTGATTGCTGTTACAAAAATCTCGAAGCTGTTAAAAACTTCGGACTTAAAGAGTGACCCTGCCATACTCAATTCTTTTATTAACTGTTATGGGCGGATGATTTCGAGCAGGGGGCTTGATAATACCCGACAGGAAATTTCAGAAAGCCTTAATGAGTTATATTCTTGGACAGGCAAAATATACTTACACCCGATATTCTCTATATTATTTCTATCCCGTTCACGCAAGTTAAGAACTTATTTTATACGGAGGAAACTATTAGGAATTCCGCACCCCAACAAACGAAAAACTGCATAA
- a CDS encoding NAD-dependent epimerase, which yields MKKLLITGTAGFIGNHLFNLLCGSADLEITGLDVINDYYDPNLKLQRLAKQGFDIAHIENGKLIDSTSGKHHFIKLDLADKQGVDKLFEDSKFDYVVNLAAQAGVRYSLSNPEVYIKSNIDGFLNIIEACRHNPVKHLIYASTSSVYGLNQEMPFGEEAVTDHPVSLYAATKKTNELMAHTYAHLFNIPSTGLRFFTVYGPWGRPDMALFLFTKAILSGEPINVFNNGKMMRDFTYVSDIVESIARLIDKPPLSNPDYDFTNTRSSESSAPYRVFNIGNNNPVNLMDFIHAIEEELDIKAQINYMPLQPGDVKQTYARVDRLESLTNFKPQTSVQEGIHNFITWYREYYQV from the coding sequence ATGAAAAAACTTTTGATTACGGGTACCGCAGGCTTTATCGGCAATCACTTATTCAATCTTTTGTGTGGTAGTGCCGATTTAGAAATAACAGGGTTAGATGTTATTAATGATTATTATGACCCCAATCTCAAACTTCAACGCTTAGCAAAGCAAGGATTCGATATTGCTCATATTGAAAATGGAAAATTAATAGATTCAACTTCTGGGAAACACCATTTCATAAAACTTGATTTGGCCGATAAGCAAGGTGTTGACAAACTATTTGAAGATAGCAAATTTGATTATGTGGTGAATTTGGCTGCCCAAGCGGGTGTTCGTTACTCACTTTCCAATCCAGAAGTATATATTAAAAGTAATATTGACGGGTTTTTAAATATAATTGAAGCATGCAGACATAATCCTGTGAAGCATTTAATATATGCATCTACTTCATCGGTATATGGTTTAAACCAAGAAATGCCTTTTGGGGAAGAAGCTGTAACTGACCATCCCGTTTCGTTATATGCTGCTACCAAAAAAACAAATGAGTTGATGGCACACACCTATGCTCATTTATTTAATATTCCATCAACAGGCTTGAGGTTTTTCACAGTTTATGGCCCATGGGGAAGACCTGATATGGCCTTGTTTCTTTTTACCAAAGCTATATTAAGCGGTGAACCAATTAATGTATTTAATAATGGGAAAATGATGCGTGATTTTACGTATGTTTCCGATATAGTAGAATCAATAGCTAGGCTTATTGATAAACCACCACTTAGCAATCCAGATTACGACTTTACAAATACACGCTCATCGGAGAGTTCGGCACCATATAGGGTATTTAATATTGGCAATAATAACCCTGTAAACTTGATGGATTTTATTCATGCCATAGAAGAAGAATTGGATATTAAAGCCCAAATAAATTATATGCCACTGCAACCTGGCGATGTGAAACAAACCTATGCAAGGGTTGATAGACTTGAATCGCTAACGAACTTTAAACCACAAACCAGTGTGCAAGAAGGGATTCATAATTTCATTACTTGGTATAGGGAATATTATCAAGTTTGA
- a CDS encoding nucleotide sugar dehydrogenase, whose amino-acid sequence MFQALSNREKKLAVIGLGYVGLPIALEFAKKFSVVGFDINPARIEMLKNRIDPSKELKPEEFDDADILFSHSIEDLRDVCFFVVAVPTPIDEHTHPDLRPLIGASTTVGKVLKKGDIVVYESTVYPGCTEEDCIPVLEKHSGLKYMHDFKAGYSPERINPGDKEHTLTKILKIVSGSDAESLETIAQIYGSIIKAGIHKAPTIKVAEAAKVIENTQRDINIALMNELSLIFHKMDINTFDVLEAAGTKWNFLKFTPGLVGGHCIGVDPYYLTYKSSELGYHSKVILSGRSINDSMGLYIARQVVNELISRDRNIKQSKVLIMGATFKENVSDIRNSKVADIINELKSFMVNVEVVDPCASSEELEHEYNYSLAEKTANDYDGVIVAVSHNQYLNLDENYFKSIQKPNGFVIDIKGIYRNKFKEIGYWSL is encoded by the coding sequence ATGTTTCAAGCACTTTCCAATAGGGAAAAAAAATTGGCAGTAATTGGGTTAGGCTATGTTGGTTTGCCCATCGCTCTTGAATTTGCAAAGAAATTCTCTGTTGTAGGTTTCGATATTAACCCTGCTAGGATTGAGATGTTGAAAAACAGAATCGACCCTAGCAAAGAATTGAAGCCCGAAGAGTTTGACGATGCAGATATATTATTTAGCCATTCTATAGAAGACCTTCGTGATGTTTGTTTTTTTGTGGTGGCTGTTCCCACTCCTATCGACGAGCATACACATCCTGATTTAAGACCCTTAATTGGTGCCTCTACTACGGTAGGTAAAGTATTAAAAAAGGGAGATATTGTAGTTTATGAATCCACCGTATATCCTGGCTGCACCGAAGAAGATTGCATCCCAGTGCTTGAAAAACATTCGGGTTTGAAATACATGCACGATTTTAAAGCAGGATATTCACCTGAACGCATTAATCCCGGCGATAAGGAACACACCCTTACAAAAATATTGAAAATAGTATCAGGTTCCGATGCCGAAAGCCTAGAAACTATTGCCCAGATATATGGCAGTATTATAAAAGCTGGAATACACAAAGCACCTACTATTAAGGTGGCAGAAGCAGCTAAAGTTATTGAAAACACGCAACGCGATATCAATATCGCATTGATGAATGAGCTGTCTCTTATTTTCCATAAAATGGATATTAATACCTTCGATGTTTTAGAAGCAGCAGGTACAAAATGGAATTTCCTTAAGTTTACACCAGGTTTGGTAGGAGGCCACTGCATAGGCGTAGATCCCTATTATCTTACTTATAAATCCAGCGAACTTGGCTATCACTCTAAAGTAATTTTGTCAGGTAGAAGTATCAATGATTCAATGGGATTATATATAGCTCGTCAAGTAGTTAATGAACTCATATCACGCGATAGGAATATTAAACAATCCAAAGTATTGATTATGGGGGCCACATTTAAAGAGAACGTGTCCGATATACGCAATTCTAAAGTTGCGGATATTATTAACGAGCTCAAATCATTTATGGTCAATGTGGAAGTGGTCGACCCCTGTGCCTCTTCAGAAGAACTAGAACATGAATATAATTATAGCCTTGCCGAAAAAACGGCAAATGATTATGATGGGGTGATAGTGGCTGTTAGCCATAATCAATATCTAAACCTCGACGAAAATTACTTCAAGTCCATCCAGAAACCGAATGGTTTTGTGATAGATATCAAAGGAATTTACCGCAATAAATTCAAGGAAATTGGATATTGGAGCTTATAA
- a CDS encoding polysaccharide biosynthesis tyrosine autokinase has translation MASQEESILSGIGQKYNFRPIIYLVIKYWYLYAIIVISSMIVAYLVNKYTVPVYRVSCSVMINDKQNSSAQSILGDKNRSMNFVEFGSSISDEVQIITSRQLTSEILSNLDFSVSYYEIGHISTQEIYNQCPFKAHILIKDSSAYGNAFYVQTKDDKEFKLVFTDPKTGDNSSGIFKYGQMIKFKFGDIVLTVNDSLKKVLNSESREYKFFLNSREALIKEFNEAITTKNDRETNLLNIFISSSNVQKGVDFLNMLCKVYIEQNLETKNEISEKSIQFINNQLEEISNSLNSVESDLENFKESKNFVDLSDETRQFMTNINDINRQQQAILLKLNSLELLRSYIVLNKDLTLLAPTLEDVKDPSVLNFVEELRGAQSNLKELQVNVTDAFPSIKILKDKISNTKRLLLENINNTILTTKSSITTLKEQMNVFEEELRHVPHTERELLQIKRRFSLSENVYLYMLQKRAELSITKAANIPDNKLVDDATAKGIIKPLKSQNYTIAIMLGLFLPSLLIYLINMLDDKIRNRFQVEKASLVPLIGIISHNFKKINLVVNNNPKSHIAEAFRAIRTNLQYFSTESEKKVILTSSTVGGEGKTFFSMNLATIFALSDKKVVLLGFDLRKPKLYTDFKLKNDIGITNYLIGKAEIKDIIQPTQIENLYFIPSGPIPPNPAELIASDKIPILFDVLKKEYDYVIVDTPPLGLVTDAILLMDYSNINVYVMRENYSRLNFLQAINGLVETRKLKNTCIVLNDSNIYSSSYRYGYSYGYGSGYGYGYGYGGYGGYGSYSGYGSYGGQYGGNSYGYGYGYGYGYGYGYYDEDDQHKGNVFKKFIKYLQRKLNIKPRREE, from the coding sequence ATGGCTAGTCAGGAAGAAAGTATACTATCAGGAATAGGGCAAAAATATAATTTTAGGCCCATTATATATTTGGTGATCAAATATTGGTATTTGTATGCCATTATTGTCATTTCATCAATGATTGTTGCATATCTCGTTAATAAGTACACCGTTCCTGTGTACAGAGTGAGTTGCTCGGTGATGATTAATGATAAGCAAAACTCATCGGCCCAATCCATACTGGGCGACAAAAATAGGAGCATGAACTTTGTGGAATTTGGGTCATCCATTTCCGACGAGGTTCAAATAATAACCTCACGCCAGCTCACCTCCGAGATATTGAGCAATCTGGATTTCTCGGTTAGCTATTACGAAATAGGACATATCTCAACTCAGGAAATATATAATCAATGTCCATTTAAGGCACATATACTTATCAAGGACAGCAGTGCGTATGGTAACGCCTTTTACGTACAAACCAAAGACGATAAGGAATTCAAGTTAGTTTTTACTGACCCTAAAACTGGTGATAATTCTTCCGGTATTTTTAAGTACGGTCAGATGATCAAGTTTAAATTTGGAGATATTGTGCTCACTGTAAACGATAGTTTGAAAAAAGTATTAAATTCAGAAAGCAGGGAATACAAGTTTTTTTTAAATAGCAGGGAAGCGTTAATTAAGGAATTTAATGAGGCCATCACCACAAAAAATGACCGTGAAACAAACTTATTAAATATTTTTATTTCATCGTCCAATGTGCAGAAGGGTGTTGATTTTCTTAATATGCTATGCAAAGTATATATAGAACAAAATCTGGAAACAAAGAATGAAATTTCGGAAAAATCAATTCAATTTATTAATAATCAACTTGAAGAAATATCCAATTCATTGAACAGTGTGGAGAGTGATTTGGAGAATTTCAAAGAGAGCAAAAATTTTGTGGATCTGAGTGATGAGACTCGGCAGTTCATGACAAATATCAACGATATTAACAGGCAGCAACAAGCTATACTATTAAAGCTGAACTCTCTTGAATTGTTGAGGAGTTATATAGTGCTTAATAAAGATTTAACATTATTGGCACCCACACTCGAAGATGTAAAGGATCCATCGGTATTGAACTTTGTTGAAGAATTAAGAGGTGCCCAAAGTAATCTAAAAGAACTTCAGGTAAACGTTACAGATGCCTTTCCCAGTATCAAAATTTTAAAAGATAAAATTTCGAATACAAAAAGATTATTGTTAGAAAATATTAATAATACCATTCTTACGACCAAAAGCTCAATTACCACCTTAAAAGAGCAAATGAATGTTTTTGAAGAAGAACTTCGACATGTGCCTCATACAGAACGTGAATTGCTGCAAATCAAAAGAAGGTTCTCCCTTAGTGAGAACGTATATTTATATATGTTGCAGAAAAGGGCTGAACTAAGTATTACAAAAGCAGCCAATATACCTGACAATAAATTGGTGGATGATGCAACAGCCAAAGGAATTATTAAACCTTTAAAATCGCAAAATTATACCATAGCTATTATGCTAGGTTTGTTTTTGCCTTCACTACTTATATATCTTATTAATATGTTGGATGATAAGATTAGGAACAGGTTCCAAGTTGAAAAAGCCTCACTCGTTCCCTTAATTGGTATTATTAGCCACAACTTCAAGAAAATTAATTTGGTGGTGAACAATAATCCCAAGTCGCATATTGCAGAAGCATTTAGAGCCATAAGGACTAACCTACAGTATTTTTCGACAGAGTCAGAAAAAAAAGTAATACTTACTAGTTCTACAGTGGGTGGCGAAGGTAAGACCTTTTTTTCAATGAATTTGGCGACAATATTTGCATTGTCCGATAAGAAAGTGGTGCTATTGGGATTTGACCTGCGGAAACCAAAACTGTACACAGATTTTAAATTAAAAAATGATATTGGTATTACCAATTATTTGATTGGCAAAGCCGAGATAAAAGATATCATTCAACCTACTCAAATAGAAAATTTATATTTTATACCATCAGGTCCTATTCCACCCAACCCTGCCGAACTGATTGCGAGTGACAAAATTCCTATATTGTTCGATGTTCTTAAAAAAGAGTATGACTATGTAATTGTTGATACACCTCCATTAGGACTTGTAACCGATGCTATTTTGTTGATGGATTATTCCAATATCAATGTGTATGTAATGCGTGAAAACTATTCGAGGCTGAATTTCCTACAAGCCATTAACGGATTGGTTGAAACGCGTAAACTAAAGAATACATGTATTGTACTAAACGACTCAAATATATATTCGAGCAGTTACCGTTACGGCTATAGTTATGGTTATGGCTCCGGTTATGGCTATGGTTATGGTTACGGTGGCTATGGTGGTTATGGCAGTTACTCGGGTTATGGCAGTTATGGTGGTCAATACGGAGGTAATAGTTATGGTTATGGATACGGCTATGGTTATGGATACGGCTACGGATACTACGATGAAGACGATCAACATAAAGGCAATGTATTTAAGAAATTTATTAAATATTTGCAGCGGAAACTCAACATAAAACCAAGACGCGAAGAATAA
- a CDS encoding polysaccharide biosynthesis/export family protein, producing MLSCVSKRNYYYLNKSGYKAPQDSIFSNIKTSAAFEHVLDHNDQVLISLEPNQYQLGSGQRLGSASNVKVGLDGNISIPFVGKVKVDGMTISQLSDTIYSLYSKVYINPSVNVQLVSFNISVLGDVRTPGLKIVGVSTINIFEAIGMGGDLSEEANRKTVKVLRKNKADKTDMYELDLTSVATLSSEAFYLKSNDIIIVQQYNYKRYLNKAQQFYGVLSAINIILTISFRFL from the coding sequence ATGTTGTCATGCGTTAGTAAGCGAAATTATTATTATTTGAACAAGAGTGGGTATAAGGCCCCGCAAGATTCTATTTTTAGCAATATTAAAACGAGTGCGGCCTTTGAGCATGTGCTCGACCATAATGACCAAGTACTTATTTCACTTGAGCCCAATCAATACCAATTAGGTTCAGGACAAAGATTAGGTTCAGCTTCAAACGTAAAAGTAGGATTAGATGGAAATATATCTATCCCATTTGTAGGCAAAGTGAAAGTAGATGGAATGACCATCAGTCAGCTTAGCGACACTATATATTCGCTGTATAGCAAAGTATATATAAATCCTTCTGTAAACGTGCAATTAGTGTCGTTTAATATTTCTGTGTTGGGCGACGTGCGGACGCCTGGGTTAAAAATAGTTGGTGTTTCTACCATCAATATTTTTGAGGCAATAGGAATGGGAGGTGATTTAAGCGAGGAAGCGAATAGGAAGACTGTCAAAGTTCTGCGTAAAAACAAAGCTGATAAAACAGATATGTATGAACTCGATTTAACTTCTGTAGCAACGCTATCATCGGAAGCGTTTTATTTGAAAAGTAATGATATTATAATTGTTCAGCAATATAATTATAAGAGATATCTAAATAAAGCACAACAATTTTACGGAGTGTTGTCAGCGATTAATATTATCTTAACTATTTCCTTCCGTTTTCTATAA
- a CDS encoding peptide MFS transporter, which yields MNQLSTNNGHPKGLYVLFVTEMWERFSYYGMRAIFTLFMTKALLFDKSLGSQIYGSYTGLVYLTPLLGGYMADRYWGNRKSIIIGGIMMAMGQFLMFFSGSMYQDPGTASLIMYSGLGFLIFGNGFFKPNISTMVGQLYPKGDKRIDSAFTIFYMGINLGAFIAPLLCGALGEVYDSTGSIVPSEFKWGFFAAGCGMVLSIILFVWLKNHYIVTPEGKQIGVSPNVSRDAADIDTPAELKSEFTMGQIGMWTVIFAAITAASYFTHFFDMFGSIILGLTIAAPGLIISDKSLTKLERDRIWVIYIVAFFVIFFWAAFEQAGASLTYFASDQTERDVNWHFPREVIYGVLGLIVVIMSWLLSKTVKMKNEKAGVKELFMLLMLASIGGCIYGFIKIPETGLEIKTITASSFQSINAVAIVIFAPFFAMLWTWMGKKNIEPASPYKQSIGLFLLALGYLVIAQAPFAPGVKVTMLWLVMLYVIHTFGELCLSPIGLSMVNKLAPIKFASLLMGVWFLSTSFANKFAGTLSALYPEEVKIEKSINTEVNKSVLDSLSNYKIDTNVWKKDLKLNLSTSLPMVAVTKIENKQSEIDSVTAIASNGKSVEVSDYFLSIIKSTNGNIDRATVSADGRYLYTHDSVETKKDGGFVKVAKLQVWDLKPVKPSFMGVQINNLKDFFMIFVFMAGAASIILFFLSRRMLKMMHGVR from the coding sequence ATGAATCAACTATCTACAAACAATGGACACCCGAAGGGGTTGTACGTACTGTTTGTAACAGAAATGTGGGAACGTTTCAGTTACTATGGTATGCGAGCAATTTTCACACTTTTTATGACCAAAGCACTGTTATTCGACAAGTCTTTGGGTTCACAAATTTATGGAAGTTATACTGGATTAGTCTATTTAACACCTCTTTTGGGCGGCTATATGGCTGACAGGTATTGGGGCAATCGCAAATCAATAATCATAGGCGGTATTATGATGGCTATGGGCCAGTTCCTCATGTTCTTTAGTGGTAGTATGTATCAGGATCCTGGCACTGCTAGTTTAATCATGTATTCGGGACTTGGTTTTTTAATATTCGGAAATGGATTTTTTAAACCCAATATCTCTACCATGGTTGGGCAGTTGTATCCCAAAGGGGATAAGCGGATAGATTCGGCGTTTACAATTTTCTATATGGGAATTAATTTGGGAGCTTTTATCGCACCGCTTTTATGTGGTGCTTTGGGTGAAGTATACGATTCAACGGGCAGTATAGTGCCGAGTGAATTTAAATGGGGATTTTTTGCCGCAGGTTGTGGGATGGTATTAAGCATTATACTTTTTGTGTGGCTCAAGAATCATTATATTGTTACACCAGAAGGAAAGCAAATAGGCGTATCTCCTAATGTAAGCAGAGATGCGGCCGATATTGATACTCCAGCCGAGCTTAAATCGGAATTTACGATGGGACAAATAGGAATGTGGACTGTAATTTTTGCTGCAATTACTGCGGCCTCTTATTTTACGCATTTTTTCGATATGTTTGGTTCTATAATATTGGGGTTAACTATAGCTGCTCCGGGATTAATTATTTCCGATAAATCGCTTACTAAATTAGAGCGAGATAGGATTTGGGTAATATATATTGTTGCATTTTTTGTTATATTCTTTTGGGCAGCATTTGAGCAGGCAGGGGCCTCACTCACCTATTTTGCATCCGACCAAACAGAACGCGATGTAAACTGGCATTTCCCAAGGGAAGTAATATATGGAGTATTGGGCTTAATTGTTGTAATTATGAGTTGGCTGCTAAGCAAAACTGTGAAGATGAAAAATGAAAAGGCAGGGGTAAAAGAGTTGTTTATGCTACTCATGCTTGCCAGTATCGGGGGTTGTATATATGGTTTTATTAAAATACCAGAAACTGGATTAGAGATAAAAACAATTACAGCGAGTTCCTTTCAATCTATTAATGCAGTAGCCATTGTTATTTTCGCTCCCTTCTTCGCTATGTTGTGGACATGGATGGGCAAGAAAAACATCGAACCTGCATCGCCATATAAGCAATCTATTGGTTTGTTCCTTTTAGCTTTGGGATATTTGGTTATAGCTCAAGCACCTTTTGCCCCTGGTGTTAAGGTAACCATGTTATGGTTGGTTATGTTATATGTAATCCATACCTTCGGAGAACTTTGTTTGTCGCCAATTGGCCTTTCCATGGTTAACAAATTGGCACCCATTAAATTTGCATCATTGCTCATGGGCGTATGGTTCTTGTCTACTTCATTTGCAAACAAGTTTGCCGGAACCTTAAGTGCGTTATATCCTGAAGAAGTTAAAATAGAAAAATCAATTAATACGGAGGTAAATAAATCAGTATTGGATAGTTTGTCAAATTATAAAATTGATACCAACGTATGGAAGAAGGACTTAAAATTAAATTTAAGTACCTCCCTACCTATGGTTGCCGTTACAAAAATTGAGAATAAACAAAGCGAAATCGATAGTGTAACTGCTATAGCCAGTAATGGAAAATCAGTAGAGGTTTCCGATTATTTCCTAAGCATAATTAAGTCGACCAACGGAAATATAGACCGAGCCACCGTAAGTGCCGATGGTAGATATTTATATACCCATGATTCAGTTGAAACAAAGAAAGATGGCGGGTTTGTGAAAGTAGCAAAATTACAGGTTTGGGATTTGAAACCAGTCAAACCTTCTTTCATGGGTGTTCAGATAAACAATTTGAAAGATTTCTTTATGATTTTCGTTTTCATGGCAGGAGCAGCTTCCATTATTTTGTTTTTCTTATCGAGGAGAATGCTTAAAATGATGCATGGAGTAAGGTAG
- a CDS encoding T9SS type A sorting domain-containing protein gives MDLSKVMGYKPFSFHKPIASPRRGGAIADGSGGDIELSEESIRASVFLVDMAGSIIKTESFTGKTCKLDLRRVPAGNYIVRINGEAAKWTDAQKIIVIK, from the coding sequence TTGGATTTGAGTAAAGTGATGGGTTACAAACCCTTTTCCTTTCACAAGCCGATTGCATCCCCCCGCCGCGGCGGGGCTATCGCAGACGGCTCGGGTGGGGATATAGAGTTGAGCGAAGAAAGTATCAGGGCCAGTGTGTTTTTAGTTGATATGGCAGGCAGTATTATAAAAACCGAATCCTTCACGGGCAAAACCTGTAAGCTCGATTTACGACGTGTGCCCGCAGGCAATTATATAGTGCGGATAAATGGCGAAGCTGCAAAATGGACTGATGCTCAAAAGATAATTGTAATAAAGTAA
- a CDS encoding SprT-like domain-containing protein, translating to MKNFHLLEQFIPDAAVQRVNSLLQRHPVNIRITGRRSSKYGDFRPLPDQHFHAITINHDLNPYSFLITFLHELAHLLTWQNHQNGVSPHGKEWKMHFKVLMHPFIEEQIFPDDVKHALMHYMSDPAASSCSSPGLIKSLRNHDKRKKGILLDELAAGSTFKMVDNKNYLFRKGEKARKRYKCLDLNSGREYWVSGLAEVIPIQETLGI from the coding sequence GTGAAAAACTTTCATCTTCTTGAACAATTTATCCCCGATGCGGCTGTGCAACGTGTTAACAGCCTGCTGCAACGACACCCCGTCAATATCCGCATCACGGGAAGGCGGTCATCAAAATATGGAGATTTTCGTCCCTTACCCGATCAGCATTTCCACGCCATCACTATTAACCACGACTTAAACCCCTATTCTTTCCTTATTACTTTTTTGCACGAGCTTGCCCATTTGCTTACATGGCAAAACCATCAAAACGGTGTGAGCCCTCACGGAAAAGAATGGAAAATGCATTTCAAAGTATTGATGCACCCTTTTATCGAAGAGCAAATTTTTCCTGACGATGTTAAGCATGCCTTAATGCATTATATGTCAGACCCTGCTGCTTCGAGTTGCAGTAGTCCCGGATTAATAAAAAGCCTACGCAACCACGACAAACGAAAGAAAGGAATTTTGCTCGATGAACTTGCTGCAGGCTCCACCTTTAAAATGGTTGACAACAAAAATTATTTGTTCCGCAAAGGTGAAAAAGCTCGCAAGCGTTATAAATGTCTCGACCTAAATAGCGGGCGTGAATATTGGGTAAGTGGGCTTGCAGAAGTAATACCAATACAAGAAACTTTAGGAATTTAA